In Sorangium aterium, the genomic stretch GAGGCCCTCTACCGCCTCGCGATCGCCCGCCGCACCGGCCGCCCGTTCTGATCGCGCCCGCGCCCCCGGCGGAGGCGCTGCGCGATCGGCTCGTGCCTCCCTCGAGAGAGGCGCGCGCCCCCCTCGCGGGGAGCGCGCCCGGGCGCGTCACTCCTTCTCGGGCTCGGGGGCGGCCGGCGCGGCCGGCGCGGCCGGCGCGGCCGGCTGCGCGGCCCCGGTGGCCTCGCGCGTCGCCGCCTGGCTCTTCGCCATGAGCGAGCGGGAGAGCGCGCGGTGCTTCCCCTCGATCACCGACACGAAGCTCGTGACGACCGGCAGGAACAGGGCAGGGGAGGTGATCCCCTTGTCCGTCAGCTTGGGCTCCGCCGCCTTCACGTCGCGGATGAAGCCGGCGATCGCGGGCTCCATGATCTTGGCCCACGGGTCGGTCTGGTGGGTCGAGCCGTACTCCTTGAGCGCGGCCGCGGACGCCTCCAGCTTCTGGAGCGCGGTCTTCTCCGCCGCGGGATCGACGTTCTTGCTGGCGAGGATCAGCATGAGCGCGCGCGCGTCCTCGAGCGCCGTGATCGCCTCCTTCTGTCCCTCCTCCGCCTTCGCGAGGTCGGGCAGGTGGGACGAGTGCCACGCGGACACCGCGAGGCCGAGCTTGTCGGAGTGCGCGTCGAGCTTCTGGAAGTCGGCGACGAGCTTCGCGTGGAGCTCCTTGCCCTTCGCGAAGCTGTCCTTCTTGTACTCCTCGCGCTGGTAGTAGTTGGCCGCCGCGGCGATGTTCTTCGCCAGCTCCGTCGCGAACGGCGCGTACTCGGCGAGCGCGGCGTCGACGTCCGCCATGGCCGGCTCCTTGAGGCTGAGGGCGACGGTGCAGGCGCGCGCGTTGCGCTCGTGCGGCGCGCGCGCGCTGAAGTTGATCGGCCGGCGCTCATCCACCTTGCCGGGCGGCGCCGTCGGGCCCTTGGCGACGGGGGCGCCGGTGCCTCCCGGCGCTGCGGCGGTGCCGGGCAGGCCTGTCGTCTTCGGCGCGGCGGCGGCGCCGGGCGCCTTCGCGGGGAGCGGGCCCTTCGCGGCGTCTCCGGCCTTCGCCTGATCGTCGTTGCCGAAGCTCGGGATCTTCTTCTCGCTGGGCTCGTCCTTGCCGAGGCTCGCGAGGTACGCGTCGCGGGCCTGCTTCAGCGAGAGCGTCCCGAAGTAGCAGACGTCGACGCGGTACTCCTTCATCGACTGCGGGTCGACCTTCGCCATCGGCGACACGGGCGTCCGCAGGCTCGCCTTTCCCTTGTTCGCGTTCGCCGCCGCGGAGCTTGCCGGCTCCGGCTGGGGAGGAGGCGGGTCCTCCTTGCAGCCGGCAGCACCGCTGGCGACGAGCACGAGCGCGATAGAACAGAGAGACCTGACGGAAATCATTCGGTGTGCCTCCTCGGCTGGCGCAGGAACGGGCGCATCATGCCTAAGCCGGCGGCGCTTGCAACACCCGGCCAGGGGCGAGAACTTGCGGCCCTGGTCGGGAAAACCCCGCCCTCGGCCCAAAACACGCGACGCCGCCCGGTTCTTCCGGGCCTCCGCCGGGGCCGTCCTCGCCGGGCCTCCGCTGTGGCTGACGAAACGTTCCGGGTCTAATGTCCGCCGCGTGAAGCTGCGAACCTTGACCCTGGACGAGCTGACCATCGACGACGAGCGCTCCTTCCGCCACGTCGCGCTCTACGACGATCTGAAGCAGGCACTCCGGCGCGACGGGTACCGCTTTCGCGTGCCCGAGGGCGATGCGAGCTGGGATCGCGTCGTCTTCTTGAACCTGACGTTCTGGAGCCAGAGCGAGCAAGGCGACCTGATCGCCGGCGATCACCTCGCCGCCGACGTCGTCGCGCACGTCGCGTGGCATCACCTCGCCCACCGCGCGCTCACGGCCGCGGGCGGCGGCGCTCCGCCCAGCGCGGAGTCGCTCCTGCTCGCCGAGGCCATCGCCAGCGCGTTCGATCTGTACCTCGTCGGGCGCCTCCTTGGGCACGCTCCCAGCTCCGACTTCCTGGCCACGCAGGTGCCCGCGATGGCCGAGGCGGCCGAGGCGGCCGGCCTCTCCGACGCCGGGTTCGAGGCGCTCCTGGAGGGCGTGTCCGCGGACCCGGAGCGCGCCTTCGAGGACCTCCGCGCCCTGCTGTTCGACGTCACCACGGCGCTCGTGCGCTGCGATCGCCTGAGCCGCGCCGCGGAGATCCTCGCCGGCTTCGACGCCCACCGGTTCGCGCCGCTACTCCACCACTACGAGCTGTCGAACTGGATCCTGTCGACCCGCGCCTCCGGGTCCGCCCCCGCCCCCGATCCGGTCGCGCGGGCCGTCGACGCGGCGCTGCGGAGCGCGCCGGTCTCGCTGGAGTGGCTGGAGCAAAGCTGGGTGCGCCCGCCCGCGCCCCTGCCCGCGCTCGCCGGCGAGCCCTCCGCCTAGGCAAATCCAGCGGGATCCGGCGGAATCCCGCGGCCCCGAGCCGGGCGAAGCGGGCGGGCCCGAGGACGACCGCCCTGGTCACCTGTGAAGAAGATTGCGCGTGCTGGCGAGCTGCGCGATTCTCTTCTCAAGGTGCAACTCGCCTGCTCTCTCTGCAGGACCTACGTGGAGATCGGTGTAGGACGCGAGATGCGTCCGTCCTTGCCGTTTGTCTGCAAGACGTGTCGCGCGAAGAGCAAGCAGTCCGCGTCCGAGAGGGGTGAGCCACGGTCTTCCCCCTCGGGCGTTCCGAGCTCCGCGAACGGACGCGACCGGCGGGAGCCATCGAGCGAGCCCGAGCGCGTGAAGCCTTCCTCCGGGCGCCGCTCGGAGACGGGGGCCGGGCTGTCGAGCGATGTGCTGGACGCCGAGACGACGCTCCCGGGCGCTGACATCCAGCGCCGGCTGGAGACCGCGGGCGACACGGAGCGGCGCGCAGCGCCGGCGCCGGCCGCGCGCAGGCGAGGGCTCACGCTCGCGGAGCGGATCGCCCAGCAGGAGCTGGACGCCGCGCCCGAGTCCAGCCCGAGGGCGCACCCGCTGGATGCGTTCGACGCGGCGGCCGAGGCCTCGCTCGAGCACGCCGTCGTGACGCCGGACGGCGGGCTGGGCCGGCGCGAGGTCCCGGCGCGGCATCGCACGTTCGCCGGCCTCTCCTGGGACGACGCGCCGCGCCCCGTGGCGGCGCCGGGCGGCCGGAGCCCATCCGCGCTCCCTCCCGCGGACTCGGATCCCGTCTCGATCCAGGACCTCGCGCAGATGCTCTCCCCGGGGATCGAGCCGCCCTCGCTCTCGTTCGGCTCGCACGCCATCGAGGAGGAGCGCGCGAGCCAGCCCGCGCCTCCGCTCGAGCCCGCCGCCGCACCCCGCGCGACCCCGCGCACGCCGGTCCCGGCGCGACCGCCTGCGCGGCGCGAGCAGCGCGTCACGGCGGCGCTCGCGCGTCCGCGGACCGCCGCTGTCCCGCGCGCCGGCGGCTCCTCGCGGCCCATCGCGCCGCCGTCGGAGATGCCGCCGGCGCCGCTCTCCGAGATACCGTCGGCGCCGCTGTCCATCGACGAGGGCCGGCCGTCGTCGCACCGCTCGTCGCCCGAGCTCCGGCTCCAGGATGTGCAGGCCATGGCGGCGCTCGCCCCGCAGCCCATGCCGTCCGCGCGGCGCGCCCGGTCCGGCCCGAGCGCCGCGCAGCCCGCCGACGCCTCTCCAGCGGACCTCGCCTTGCTGGGTTCGCTCGCCCCGTCGCCGGCCGCGAGCTCGCCGCGCGCCGCCGAGGAGCAGCGGCGAGACCGCGCCAGGTCCAAGGCGGCCGAGGCGCAGGGCGCCGCGGGAGGGCAGCGGGATCAGGGGAGCGACGACCGGCCGTCGCACGAGCCCCTCGCGCTCACGAACCTCTCTCCGCGGTCGACCGCCCACGCGGCGGGCGACTGGCACAGCCAGGCCGAGCCTCGCGGGCGCGCCGAGCGCAAGGAGACCTCGGGCCTGATCGACCTGCGCAGCATGGCGCCGCCGCCCGGCGCGGAGGGTGAAGCGCGCCGCAACGAGGACCGGGCCGATGACGAGATCCTGAGCATCAACGGCGGGCTGTTCGACGACGCCGCCGCTGGGCGGAGCTCGGACCCCTCGTTCCCCTCGCAGCCCGTCGAGCCCGAGCTCCCTGCCGTCGAGGGGCACACGTCGTCCGGGGAAGAGACGCCGGTGCGCACCTCGATCACGGCCGGCTCCCTCGTGTCCGAGAAGCTGCGCGCCCTCTCGACGCCGGCATCGCGCCAGAACCTGGCGCTCGCCGGCTGGGTGACCGTCGTCTTCATCGTGTTCGGCGCTGCGCTCTACCTCGCGCAGGCTCACGGCCGCTCGTCCAGCGCCGTGGCGACCCAGAACGCCCCCGCAGGCAGCAGCGGCGCGCTCGAAGCGGCGCGGCATCCGTCGATGGCCGCGACGGCTCCCGCTGGCCAGACCGCCGACCGGGAGCCGTCTCTGGATGACGAGCCGGCCGCGGATCCGCCGTCCGCCGCTCCCGGCCCTGCGGAGCAGGCGCTGGCCGCCTCCGCCGGTCCGGCCGGCGAGCCAGCTGCACCCCCGCAGCCCGTGCAGGCAGGGGCTGCTCCTGGGGCGGCACCCGAGCCCACCGCCGCGCCAGCAGCGACCGCCGCCGCACCAGCGGCGACCACCGCGCTAGCAGCGACCGCCGCGCCGGCGGCGAGCGCCGCGCCAGCGGCCACCGCTGCGCCGGCGGCGACCTCCGCGCCGCGAGCCAGCGAGAAGCGTGATGGTTCCGAGCGCCCTGCCCGGGCCACGGCGCCGAGCGAGCCCGAGCGCGCCAAGCCGGCGGGCAAGCAGCCGCCGCCGGGCGCGCCGCTCCTTCCGGCGAAGGACGAGCCAGCGCGCTTCGATCAGAGCGCGGCGTCCAGCGTCCTCGCGTCCGCGGCGGCGGCCGCCGCCGGGTGCACCGGCGAGGGCCTCACCGGCACGGCCCGCGTGGCCGTCACCTTCGCGCCCACGGGGAAGGCCATGTCGGCGCGCGTGGAGGGGGGCGACCTGGTCGGGACCGCCACCGCCGGGTGCATCGCCGCTGCATTCCGCGACGTCGCGGTGCCGCCTTTCGAAGGAATTCCGGTCACCGTCATGAAGCAGGTGAAGATCCGCTGACGACGGGTCGAAAGCTTTCTATCCTCCCGCCGCTGTGCTGGTAGCGCTTCGGGTCAAGAACTTCATCCTGATGGACGCCCTCGAGCTCCGGCTCGAACCTGGGTTCAACGTGCTCACCGGCGAGACGGGCGCGGGCAAGTCCATCGTCGTGGGTGCGCTCTCGCTGGTCCTCGGCGGCCGCGCGAGCGCCGAGCAGGTCCGCCCCGGCGCGGACGAGGCCGAGATCGAGGCGCTCTTCGACGTGCGCGGCTCCGATCGCGCGATGGCGATGCTCGACGCCGCCGGCATCGCGAGCGAGGGCGAGCTCGTGGTCCGCCGCGTGGTCCAGGCGACCGGCCGCTCGCGCGCCTACCTGAACGGCCGCCTCTGCACCGCGGGCGAGCTCCAGGCGCTCGCCCCGGAGCTCGCCGACGTCGCCTCGCAGCACGAGAGCGTGGCGCTGACCGATCCGTCGACGCACCTCGGCTACCTCGATCGCTTCGGCCGCCTCGTGCCTGCGCGCAGCGAGCTCGCGGCGGACGTCAGCGCGCTCGAGGCGCTCACCGCCGAGCTCAGGGCCGCCCGCGAGCTCGAGCGCGGCCGCGGCGAGCGCGAGGCGTTCCTCTCCTTCCAGCTCCAGGCCATCGACGCGCTGTCGCCGCGCCCCGGCGAGCTCGCCGATCTCGCGGCCGAGCGCAACCGGCTCCGCCACGCGGGCCGCCTGCACGACATCACGCGGCGCGCAGCGTCCCGCCTCGATCAAGGGGACGACGCGATGTGCGACGAGCTCGCGCGCCTCGCCTCGGAGCTCCGAGCCGCGGCGGAGATCGATCCCGCGCTCGACGATGTCGCCCGCGCGGTCGACGGCTGCTGGACGGAGCTCAGCGAGGCGGCCCGCCAGATCGCCCGTTACGCCGAGCGCGCGGAGGCCGACCCGGATCGCCTCTCCGAGATTGAGGATCGCATGTACCGCCTCGAGGGCCTGCTCCGGCAGCACGGCCCCACGCTCGACGACGTGCTCGCCGCGCGGGCGCGCCTCGCCGCCGAGCTGGAGCGCCTCACGGGGGTCGAGAGCCACGTCGCGGACCTCGAGCGGCGGCGCGACGCCTTGCTCGCCGTCGCCGCCGAGCGCGCCCGCAAGCTCTCGGCGAAGCGGCGGAAGGCCGGCGAGAAGCTCGGCGCCGCGATCTCCGCGGAGCTCGCCGATCTCGGCATGGGCGGGGCGCGGGTCGTCGTGGACATCGAGCCGCACGGCGGCGGCGACCGCGCCGAGCTGGTCGTCGACGGCGCCCGCCTCGGCCAGGACGGCATCGACCGCGTCGAGTTCCTCATCTCGCCCAACAAGGGGATCGAGCCTCGCCCCCTGCGCCGCATCGCCTCGGGCGGCGAGCTCTCGCGCGCCCTGCTCGCCCTGAAGCGGGTGCTCGCCGAGTGCGGGCCCGCCGGGCTCTACGTCTTCGACGAGGTCGACAGCGGCGTCGGCGGCGCCGTCGCCGACAAGATCGGGCGCGCGATCGGCGACGTGGCGCGCCACCACCAGGTGCTCTGCATCACCCACCTCGCGCCCATCGCGGCGTTCGCCGGCGCTCACTTCGTCGTCGCCAAGGAGAACGCGGGCGGCATCGCCAAGAGCTCGGTCACGCGCGTCGACAAGAAGGACCGCATCGCCGAGGTGGCGCGGATGCTGTCGGGGGCGAAGGTCACCGGCGCGTCCATCCGGGCCGCGACGGAGCTGATCGAGGCGGCTCGCCTCTAGAGCGGCGTACCCAGGGAGGGTCGCGCGGCGCGGATCAGCTACGCGCGAGCGCGTAGTCGTTCAGATCGACGCGGATCAGGTCCTTGAGCCAGGGGTGCACCGTGATCGCGGTGCGGTAGAGCCCCTGGGCCATGCGCCGGTAGCTCGTGTGCCCCTGCTTCGCCGAGCGGAGCTCGATGACGTGGAAGAGCTCGCGCAGGTTCAGCGTCCAGAGGGTCCTCACGCGGAAGCCGAGCGGCACCGCGTACTGCGACTCGAGGGGGTAGCGCTCCTCCATCGCGCTCCACGCGTCGCGCGCGGCGAGCATCGCGTCCTGATACGCCTCGGCGTGGCCGAGCTCCGAGAGGGCCTGCGGCGTCTCGAAGCCGAGCCTGCAGGTGAGCCGCTGCGTCGCGGGCGTCAGCATCCGGTGGCGCTGCAGGTCGCGGTACGCGCCGTAGTCGAGCATCAGCTCGAAGGTCATGCTCGACGCCTCGAACGCGCGCGGCGGTGCGTCGTACGGGCCGCGCTTCTCGCACGCGGCCTTCGCGATCCCGATGAGCTCCGGCAATGTCGCGCGGCGGAGCGCGTCGCTCAGGTTGTAGGCGTGCACGCCCGGATCGCTGCCGTCGTACGCGAGCGCGAGCGCGACGCGCTCCAGCGCGTCCTTGTCGTAGCGCACCAGCCGGACGGGCTGGTTGATCACCATCGTCGCGCTCACGCCCTCCTCCGGCGGCGTGTAGACCCGCTTCATCGCCGCGGCGACCGTGGCCTGCAGCGTCTGCCGGAGCTCGTTCGGCGCGGCGTACTTCACGAGCGTCGGTGTCACGGCCAGCGCCGCCGTGTGCATCTCGCGGGCGACCCTGCGCACCTCCTCGAGCGGGTGCGACAGCATCTTCGTGAGCAGGATCTCGAGGGCCCTCGCGTTCGCGGTGAGGCCGATGTTCGTCCGCGTCCCCGCCGGCAGGAGGCCGCGCAGGAGATCGCACGCCTGCGCGCGCAGCGCGCCCTTGTAGGCCGCGTCCGACATCTTCTCGGGCTTCGGCGAGCGCGCGCCGAGCCGCTCGGTCACCCTGGGGACGAGGTCGAGGTAGGTCGCGAAGAGCCGCTCGCTGGACGCCTTGTATTTCGCGGCGTGCTCGGCGTCGAGCTCCGGCAGATCGATGAACGAGTGCTGATCGAAGACCACGTAGCGCGTGCTCTTCTCCGTGTACGAGCCGAGCCGCAGGTCCTCGATCACCTTGGAGGCGACGATGCTGACGTTCTCGATCGCGAGGTGCACGACGGCGTGCTCGGCGACCGACGCGTGGCCGTAGCCCACGACCCATTTCTCGTGGAAGCTCCGCGCCTTGTCCGACGCGAACGCGAGGCCCCGGCGCGGCCGGCCGTCGGCCTCCGGGGCGACGTCGAGCTCCTCGTCGCCGAGCAGGCGCGCCAGGTTGGTGCGCAGATCGTCCCGGCTGCGCGAGTAGTACGCGAACAGGACGGCGATGACTTCTTCCGGCAGACCCGACAGCGAGAAGACGTCGGCCGTCGGGCTCGACACATACGGCGCGATGCGGGCACGCGACGCTTCGTCCAAGGCCATGCCCCTGCTTCTACTCCCAATCGCCGGCCGGACGGTCGACAAAACTCGGTCCTGATCGACAGATCCGGCCCACGTCAGCTCACCGCCGCGTCGGCCCTCGTGGCCGGGGCTGGCCGGCGCGCGTGGTCCGGGCGCGGCGCGCAATTGACGTCGAGCGCGTCGAGCGCGTCGAGCGCGTCGAGCGCGTCGAGCGCGTCGAGCGCGTCGAGCGCGTCGAGCGCGTCGAGCGCGTCGAGCGCGCTCTGCGTCAGAGCGCTCGCGCCGCGGAGACGGCGAACGGATCGGCGAAGATCTCGCTGTTCGCGAGCGGCCGGCTGCGACGGGTCAGCACCTCGCAGCCGTTCCTCGTCACGACGATGGTGTGCTCGAACTGCGCCGACAGCGAGCGATCGGCCGTCAGCGCGGTCCACTTGTCTTCCTGGATCTCGACCTCGTAGGTGCCGAGGTTGATCATCGGCTCGATCGTGAAGCACATGCCGGCGCGGAGGCGGGCGCCGCTGCCGTACTTGCCCACGTGCGAGACCTGCGGCGCCTCGTGGAAGCGCCGCCCGATGCCGTGCCCGACGAAGGCCCGCACCACCGAGCAGCCCTCGCCCTCGGCGAATTCCTGGATGGCGGCCCCGATGTCGCCGAGGCGCGCCCCGTCCCGGACCTGGGCGATGCCGAGCTGCAGGCTGCGCCGGGACACCTCGGTCACGTGCTTCGCCTCGGCCGACGGCTTGCCGATGTAGAAGGTCGCGGACGTGTCGCCGTAAAAGCCGTTGTAGATCGTGGTGACGTCCACGTTGATGATGTCCCCCGGAACGAGGACGCGGTCGCACGGGATGCCGTGGCAGACCACCTCGTTGATCGAGGTGCAGACGCTCTTCGGGAACCCGTGGTAGTTGAGCGGCGCGGGGTAGCCGCCGCGGCGGATCGTGTCCTCGTGGACGAAGGTGTTGATGTCCTCGGTGGTGATGCCGGCGCGGATCATTTCGCCGACGCCGAGGAGCGTCTCCGCAGCCATCTGTGAGGCTGTGCGGAGGGCGTCGACTTCCTTGACCGTCTTGATGCTCACGTTGCTCACGGCGCAGACAGCTCCCCGAGGACGACGGCCTCCTTGACGGCCGCGGCGACCTCCGCTGTATCAGGTGAAAGGTGCCAGTGGATCTCCGGCTCGCCAGCCTCGCCGGCGAAGCGCCGGATGAAGGCGATGAAGGTGAGCCCGCGGAGCCGCGCGTCGATCGCCTTCGCGACGCCGAACGCGCGGCTCTGCGGCCGGATGTGGAGCTCGAACGTCCGGTCCGGCGCCCGGGGTGTGGCCAGCGGAGGGTAGCCGACCTGGATCCCGAGGTGGTAGGTGCTCTGCTCGCCGATCGAGTCGACGGTCACCGTGTTGACGCGGACCCGCGCGACAACGTCTGCCGTCTGCGCCCTCTCGCGGAGGAACGGGTCCGATCTGGGCGAGGGGCCGTCCAGCGAGAAGCCCACGGCGGCAGGCTCGATGTTGTCGTCGAAGACCTCGCGCGCGCGCCCCTCCCATGCGGGCAGGCCGGCCTCTGGATCGACGGACGCCGCGGGGCGCTCGTGATCGGCGACGCAGCCGCCGGCGGGGCCAAGGGCCGCCAGCGCGGCGAGCGCAAGGCGCAAAGGTGCAGCACCGGCGGCAGGGATCATCCTTGGGGCCAGAGCTCGTAGCACGTCGGCCGTTCCCTGTCAGGACCCGGCACACACCGGCGACATGCGCTGCCGAGCCTGTTTTGCCCTCGTCGCGATCCGATTCGCGATCCGCCTTGCGCTCGCTCTCCATCGATCCGGCCGAGCGATCGTCCAACGGCGGTCGACCCCGCCCGGTGCGGAGAACCTATTCTCCTGTCCTACCGCAGGTGCTAGCGTTCTCCGGCTTGCCGGGCTGGGTTTCCTGGCTTTTGCGATTGCACAGAGCGCAGGGACAGGGCCTGCGCCGGCTGGAGGAGGAACATGAAAGCGAAGAGGCTCCTGGGAGCGGCGCTGGCTCTGGGGCTGGGCCTTGCGGCGATCACGAGTGCGACCGTGGCGGCTGCCCAGCAGAAGCCGGGGAAGAGCGGGGCGCCTGCCGCGGCTCCTGCCAAGCCGGCCGATACGCCGGTGACGAAGAAGACGATCGCGCTGACGCCCCCGGGCATCGCCTGGGGGATGACCACCAAGCAGGTGGCGGCGGTCATCGACAAGATGCTCGATGAGGCGTACGTGCCGCGTTACAAGGCGATCTCGCCCGGCGTGAAGATGCGGGCGCTCGACGCGGAGCTCGCCGAGGAGAAGAGCGCGTTCCGCCGCAGCCGCATCGACTTCGGCAGTTTGCCGACCGGCATCGACGGGACGCCGCTCAAGGGCGAGTACACCTACCTCAACAAGGAATCGATGATGACGCTGACCCGCGACAGCGGGAAGCGGTACTTCTTCTTCATCCAGGACAAGCTCTGGAAGATCATCGACGAGCACCCGCTGGGCGAGAAGGCCGCCCGCGGGAAGGACTATGCGTCCGCCGTGGTCAAGCTCGCGACGGCGTTCGGGGTGCCTGGCCGCGTGACGCCGCCTGCTCCGGACAAGGGCCGCTACGTCAACGAGGTCGACTGGAAGGACGCCGCCACGCACTTCCGCGCGATCGAGCGGAGCGACTCCGAGATCGCGTTCGCCTACGAGGACCTGGTGACGCTTGGCAGCCTCGAGTCGCTTCGCCCCAACAAGCCGGCCGACACGAACGCCATCGACCCGGCCGTCGCCTCCGCCGTCCGCAAGGAAGAGCCCCCTCCCGGCCCGCCCCCCTCCGCCGACAAGCCCGGCAAAAAGAAGTAGCTCTTCTTACCGCTCCGTCCCGGCAGCCCAGCTGAGGCGGTCACCCGCACAGGAGACGGGCCCAGATCGGCGTTTTCGGCGCGCAAGCGCACTCCCAGTGCGCTGAGCACCGAAAACGTCGAGATGGGCCCGTCTCCGCAGCGGGTGCCCGCCTCAAGCGAGGGAGGCGCCGTCGGGAACGCGCATTCCGTTCGTCACGACGACCCGTGCGGACGGCGCGACCGCGAGCACCGCTGGCTCGATCACCGCGCGCGCGGTGAGCATGGCCCCGGGGCAGCCCGAGCATGCGCCGGCCAGGTGGAGCGTCAGGTGATCGGGCTCGACGGCCACGATGTAGAGCTCACCGCCGTCGGCTCGGACGAGCGGCGCGATCACCTCGCGGCAAACCTTGAGAAGCTGATCGATGGAAGCCGGCATGGGGGTGAGCTCGGCAGCGCGAGCCAGTCGCCACAGCCTAGCACGGTAGCGCTCGATAAGGAGATCTCCCCCAGGCCCGCCGCCGACCGTCACGGCACCCGAGCCGCAGGCCGGGGGGCCGCCCCGGAGCTCGCGCTCAGAGCGTCGAGACGAGCGCGGCGACGCCGGCGTCGGCGGCGAGCTCCGGGGCGCGCTGCGCCGCAGCGCCGAAGGTGCGGCCGGCGATCTCCACCGTACCGCTCCAGGGGCCCGAGGCGGTCTTCGCCGGCAGGTCCAGCTTCTCGAGCGCCTCGGTGTTGACGTCGGGCGTCACCGGTCCGCCGTACGCCTTCGCGCCCTTCCACGCGAAGACGTAGAGCAGCGGCGTCGACTTCAACCCGTCGCGCTTGGCGAGCTCGGCGATGTCGCGCTTGGCCGCCTCCTGCAGCCGGTACGCGTAGGCGCGGAACGACCAGCCCGTGACGAAGAGGCCCTGGAGCTCGCCGCCGCTCCGCGTGACCGGGTGCACGGCGACCCACTGGAGATCGGGGCCGTTCCTGACCCCGCGCATCTCCTGCATCTCCCCGAACGCCTCGACGACGCCGCTGCCCGGCGCCAGCACCTTCCTGAGCTCGGGGAACGAGGCCAGGACGGACCTGTTCGCGAGCATGTCCGGATCGGCCTCGCTGCGCAGCACCGTGCCGCTCGGATCGGCGAAAGAGAAGAAGGTGCTCTTGGCGAACTCGAGCTCCTTCACCGAGGCGCGCGCTCCCGCGATCGCCTTCTGGAGCCCGAGCAGGTTCGCGCCCGGGTCGGTGTCCACCAGCGCCGCGAGCTTCTGCGAGCCCGCGGGGAGGCCGGTCCGCACCTGGCCGACGTCCTCCGCGACCAGCGGCGCGAGCTTGGCGCAGAGCTCCGCGGCGTGCTTCTGGGACGTCTTGCCGTCCTCCTGACACGCGCTCGCGCTACCGAGCGCGGCGGCCAGCGCACAGGCGAGCACGGCAGGCTTGCTTTCGCTTCGGGCGAAGGTGGAAGAGCGCATCATCGAGAACGACTCTCCGAGGCGAGCGGAGTTCCGGCGGCCGGGACCATCGCGCCTCACAGGGTTTCCGGGGTTACAAAGATGATCTCGACCCGGGCGTTGCGGGCGCGCTCGCTGCCCCCCGGATCGACGACCGGGGACGCGGATCCCGCGAGGAACGGCGCGATGGACGGGCTCGCGGGCGCCCCCGCGGCGGCCGTTCCTCGCGCCGGGCCCAGGGCGCGGACGACGGCATCGGCCCGCGCCGACCATGCAGGCTCTTCCCTGGCGCTGAGCTCCCGGTCCGTGTGCACGACGACGGCCACGGGAAAGGAGGGGTGCGCCGTGGCGACCAGCGCAAGGTCGTGGAGGCGCGCCTCGCCGGCCTTCGTGAGGGCGTTGCCGGCGAACAGCCCGCGAAGCGTGACAACGATGCCGCGATCGTCGCGGACGGGCGACCAGGTGCCTGCGGCCGACAGCTCTGCGAGGAGCGCATCACCGGCGCCAGGCGCGCGGGTCACCGGCGTGGCGGCGCGGCGCGCGGCCGTCAGCGCGGCGAGGCAGCCCGCCCGGGCGCGGGAAGCCTGGTCGATCGGCGCCGGGATGGCGCGGGTGGAGCCGCTCGCCTCCGCGAGCTCCGCGTCGAGCTTCTTGATCGCGGCGGTCGCTCCCTCGAGCTGCGCCGCGAGCTCGGCGCTGCCGGGCTGGGCGCCAGCGGGGCTCGCGGTCGCGGGCTGGGCTCCGGCGGGGCTCGCCGCAGCGGGCTGCGCGCCTGCAGGGGTCGCGGCAGCGGGCTGGGCGCCAGCGGGGCTCGCGGCAGCGGGCTGGGCGCCAGCGGGGCCGGCGCTTGCGGGCTGCGCGCTGTCCGGCGGCGCCGGCGCGATCAGGAGGCGCGCCGCGCCGCACAGCAGGCGGGCCTGGAGCGCGAGCGAGCGCGCTGCGGCGAGGCGCGCCTTCTCGCGATCCGCGTCGGCCTTGCCCGACGGGACCACGGGTTGCGCGTCGCGGGCGACCTTGGTCCGCATGTCGAGCGCGTCGACCTCGGCCGCGACGCGCGACTGCTCGGCCTCGAGGCCCGCGAGCGACGCCTCGCCGGCGGAGCGCTGCGCCTTCGCCTCGGTCTCGGCCGCCTCGGCCCGAGCCACCCGCGAGAGCGCTTGCGCGTGCGCATGCGCCGCGATGGCCTGCTCGCCCAGGATCTGCGCCCCGGATCGATCCTCGCTCTCGAGCGCGGCGAGCGCGTCG encodes the following:
- a CDS encoding NifU family protein — its product is MPASIDQLLKVCREVIAPLVRADGGELYIVAVEPDHLTLHLAGACSGCPGAMLTARAVIEPAVLAVAPSARVVVTNGMRVPDGASLA